From the Burkholderia ubonensis subsp. mesacidophila genome, the window GGTCAGCGGCTTGCTGCCGGCCGCAACCGCCCGGCCGACCGCGGTCATGTGCAGCGCCATCTCGCGGCCATGCTTGCTCATCCAGATGCTGTGCCACGCGAGCATCAGCGTCGCAACGAACATCACGCCCGCGTTGAACACCTCCTGGCCCATCCCGGACGCCCACTGCGAGATCACGTCGGCGAACGCGGCGATCAGGCCGGCGCCGATCACGCCGCCGACCAGCCCGCTGCCGACCCACCAGCCGCGCCGCGGCACGCCCTTCGTGGCGGCCATCACGATCGAGACCACCAGCGCGGCCTCGAGCACTTCACGAAAGACGATCAGGGCGGTAGACAACATGATGGCGTGCGCTTACTTGACGGTGAGCTTCGTCTTCGACTGAGCTTCGTGGTACTCGTCGTGGAACTCGTAGGTGCCGGCCTTCAGCGGCCCGACCAGGATCTCGGCCGACTTGCCGGCGGGAATGACCTTCTCCGCCTTGAAGTCGTCGCTTTCGAATTCGGCGGGCGTCGCGTCGAGGTTCTTCACGACGAACTTCACCTTCTTGCCGGCGGGAATCGTCACGCCTTCGGGCGAGAACTTGTGGTCCTTCAGGGTCAGGTTGACGACGTCGTCGGCCGCGAATGCGGAGGTGGCCGACGCGCCCAGCAGGGCCAGAGCGAAACCGAAAGCGAAACGATTCATGATCAGGAGTAGAAAGAAATGCGGGAGAGGAATTGATACTAAGAGCGATTCGCATTTCCGCATCAATTACCCTTGTTCGCAAAATGGGGATCGCGCTTCACATCGTTTCACAAGCCTTTGTCTCAAAAGGTATTTCCTCGCCGACGCGGCAGACCCTGAACGGTCAATCAGGCTAAATACCGACTGACGATCCGATCAAAGTTTTTATTCGTCTGATGACACGCTGACGAATGGCTGTCGCATCGTGCAGGCGGCGCACGGGGTATCCTGCGCACCGGCGCGCACACGCTTGACCTTCCCACGATGGCAAGCTTCATGCTGTGCGGGCTCGTCAACTCTGGAGAAAACCATGGAATTCGAAGTTCAGGACATGACCTGCGGCGGCTGCGCGAACGCGATCACCCGCGCGGTGACCGCGGCCGATCCCGCCGCCACGCTCGACATCGACGTCGCCGCGAAGCGCGTGTCGGTCCAGTCGACCCAATCCGCCGAGCGCGTGCAGTCGATCATCGAAGCCGCGGGCTTTCATCCCGCGCTGCGCGCCGCGTAACGCGCACCGCCGGCTCCCGTACCACAGGGAGCCGGCAGCGCGCGGCCGGCGTCACCGCAGCCGCACGAGCGTCGACTTCAGCTCCGTGTACTTCTCGAGCGCATGCAGCGACTTGTCGCGGCCATTGCCCGACTGCCTGTAGCCGCCGAACGGGAAGTTCATGTCGCCGCCCTCGTCGTAGCAGTTCACCCACACGGTGCCCGCGCGCAGGCGTCGCGACACCTCGTGCGCGGTCGTCAGGTTCGACGTCCACAGCGCCGCGGCCAGCCCGTACTCGGAATCGTTGGCGATGCGCACGGCTTCGTCCACGTCGTCGAACGCGATCACCGACAGCACCGGCCCGAAGATCTCCTCACGCGCGATCCTCGCATCGGGCTTCACCTCGAACACCGTCGGCTCGACGTAGAAGCCGCCCGTCTCCTGCTTCACGCGCGCCCCGCCCGTCACCAGCCGGCCTTCCTGGCGCCCCGCGTCGATATAGCCGAGCACGCGCTCGAGCTGGATGCCGTCGACGATCGCGCCCATCGACACCGCCGGATCGAGCGGATTGCCGGGCACATACGCGCGCGCGGCCGCGACGAGCTTCTCGATGAACACGTCCTTGATGTCGCGATGCACGAGCAGGCGCGAGCCCGCGGTGCACATTTCGCCCATGTTGTAGAAGATCGCGCCGGCCGCGGCCTGCGCCGCGCGATCGAGATCCGGGCAGTCCGGCAGCACGATGTTCGGCGA encodes:
- a CDS encoding cupredoxin domain-containing protein codes for the protein MNRFAFGFALALLGASATSAFAADDVVNLTLKDHKFSPEGVTIPAGKKVKFVVKNLDATPAEFESDDFKAEKVIPAGKSAEILVGPLKAGTYEFHDEYHEAQSKTKLTVK
- a CDS encoding heavy-metal-associated domain-containing protein; translation: MEFEVQDMTCGGCANAITRAVTAADPAATLDIDVAAKRVSVQSTQSAERVQSIIEAAGFHPALRAA